The DNA sequence CCGGGAAGTGCTGTTGCTACGGTATCAGAATTAGCCAAAAACTCGATGTCCTCATCAATAGTTGCTTCTAAATGGTCTGCAGATGCAGCCCCCACCTCCACTGCAATTCTTGAGCTTCCTGGTGTAAACTGATCTGCGTGAACGGTAATTTCAAAACCTAATTCTTTTGCTTTAAGTAAGAATTCTTTACTTTCTTCAGGCTGAAATGCTGATTTTTCAATAAAGATATCTACTCTATTTGCTAATTCTTCCTCTTTTACTTTGGGTAAAATTTCTGTGATGATATATTCTAGGTATTCAGGATTGCTTCCTTCAAAGTCTCTGGGTTTTAAATGTGCCGAAAGACAGGTAGGAACTAAAGTAGCTTTAGTTACGCTCTGTGCTTTTTTAATGATTCTAAGCATCTTCAGTTCGTTTTCCACATCAAGACCGTAGCCGCTCTTTACTTCAATGGTCGTAATTCCTAAATCAACAAGAAAATTGATTCTTTCCCCTAAAGTCTTCAGCAATTCCTCTTCAGATGCATTTCTTGTATGCTGTACAGAACTCCAGATTCCACCGCCGCTTTCAGCAATTTCCAGATAAGTTTTCCCCGCATTACGCATGGCAAAATCATTGGCGCGGTTTCCTCCGAAACAGATATGGGTATGTGAATCTACAAAAGCAGGAAGTACAATCTGCTCTCCTTCGATATGTTCAATTTCTATGGTTGGATGTTCTGTTTTTAATGTTTCAAAATTTCCAACTTTCTGAATGGTATTGTGATCTACTACAATTCCTCCGTCTGCAATAATTTCAAGTTGTTCATCGGAAATTTTTCCTCTTAATGGTAAGTTAGCAAGCGTTACCACCTGCTTAAATGGCCCTATTAATTTCATTAGTTTAAAGTTAATGCTAATGTTCAGATTGAGGTTGATTTATTTATCATCAACACCTGCCTTCTAAACAATCAAAATTTTAATAATTTTTATCAATAATTTCTCCTCTCAAAAATACTTAAAATATCCCAATTATTTAAATCTTAGCTGTTCTCATTTTTAACCTTAGCTTAAACTCTGTGTCAATCTTAACCTTTTCTCAATCTGCCCTTCAACCTTAGTCGAAATTTGCTATCTTTGAGGTAAATGAAATGAATTAATGCCAGATTTTTTACATCCAGATAAGGAAAACTACTCACGCGAGGAGCTGATGCAGGAAGAACAGATCCGTCCCCAGAGCTTTAAAGATTTTGCGGGGCAGAGAAAAACGCTGGAGAACCTTGAAGTTTTTGTTACCGCTGCAAAAAGACGTGGCGGAGCATTAGATCATGTTTTATTGCATGGTCCGCCGGGACTTGGTAAAACCACTTTAGCCAATATTATTGCCAATGAACTTGGAGTAAACTGCAAGATTACTTCAGGCCCTGTATTGGATAAACCTGGAAGTTTAGCTGGTTTATTGACCAATCTGGAAGAAAATGACGTTCTTTTCATTGATGAAATCCACCGTCTTTCTCCTGTTGTAGAGGAATATCTGTATTCTGCAATGGAAGATTATAAGATTGACATCATGCTGGAAACAGGTCCTAATGCCAGAAGTGTACAGATCGGACTGAATCCTTTCACCTTAGTAGGAGCAACTACCAGAAGCGGAATGCTTACTAAACCTATGCTTGCCCGATTCGGGATTCAAAGCAGGCTGGAATATTATTCTATTGAACTTTTGTCAATGATTATTCAGCGAAGTGCAAGAGTACTGGGCGTTGTCATTTATGAAGATGCAGCGATAGAAATTGCAAGAAGAAGCCGTGGAACCCCAAGGATTGCCAATGCATTATTGAGAAGAGTACGTGATTTCGCAGAGATTAAAGGAAATGGGGAAATTGAAATCAATATTACAAAATATGCACTGAACTCTCTCAATGTGGATGAATTTGGTCTGGATGAAATGGATAATAAGATCATGCGGGTTATGATTGAAAACTTCAAAGGAAAACCGGTTGGTATTTCAGCTTTGGCCACATCTATTGCTGAAAATCCTGAAACGCTGGAAGAAGTTTATGAGCCATTTTTGATTCAGGAAGGATTTATTATCAGAACCCCGAGAGGAAGAGAAGTTACTGACAAAGCTTACAAGCATTTAAATATTACAAGACCTAAAAATCCGGGAGAGTTATTTTAAGTTCAAGATTTAAGGTTTAAGGTTAATGAGAGTTTAGTTTATGTTTATACCAAAATTATACAGAAGTGAAGATTACAATTTGATGAGAGAGATCATCAAAGAAAATTCTTTTGCTTTACTGATTTCTTCTGTTGACAAAATCCGGGCAACCCATGCTATGATGATGTTGAATGAAGATAATCCGGAAAATGCTTATATTGAAACTCATATTTCGAGAGCTAATCCACAGGCGAAAACCTTAAAAAACGGAGATGAAATTTTGTGTGATTTTTTAGGAGCTCACACCTATATTTCCAGCAGCTGGTATGACCATATCAATGTTTCCACCTGGAATTATGAAGCTGTGCAGATCTATGGAAAGATTGAACTGATGAATCATGACGAGCTTTATACTCATCTGGACAAATTAACATCCAAATATGAAAAATTTCAGCAATGTCCGATGATGGTGAAAGATATGGGAAAAGAATTTGTGGAAAAGGAAATGAAGGGTGCTTTTGGTATTAAAATAATTCCTGACGAAATATTTATCAAGCAAAAACTTTCTCAGAACAGAAAAGAAGCTGATTATGACAACATTATCAACCATCTTGAGGGTTCTGATGATAATGCAAGAAAGATTGCGGAAAAAATGAAAGTAATAAAAAAATAATCAAAATATACATATGAAGTTATATCCAATACAATGTGGAAAATTTAAACTGGACGGCGGTGCTATGTTCGGAGTCGTCCCGAAGAGTCTGTGGGAAAAAACAAACCCGGCAGACGAAAAAAACCTAATCGAACTGGGAACACGTTCCCTGCTTATTGAAGACGGAAAAAAATTAATCCTTGTAGACTGCGGTCTTGGTAACAAACAGGATGATAAATTTTTCGGACACTATTCTCTTTGGGGAGATGATACTCTTGATAAAAATCTAAAGAAATACGGTTTTATAAAGGAAGATATTACTGATGTATTCCTTACTCACCTTCACTTCGATCACTGCGGTGGTGCTATTGAATGGAATGATGACAGAACCGGATACAGACCGGCTTTCAAAAATGCCAACTTCTGGACTAATGAAAATCACTGGCAATGGGCAACAGAACCTAATGCAAGAGAAAAAGCAAGCTTCCTGAAGGAAAATATTATGCCGATGCAGGAAAGCGGCCAGCTTAATTTTTTACCTCTTCCTACTACTGGAAACTACGGTTTTGCTCCGGATCTGAAGATGGATGTCATCTTTGTAGACGGACATACGGAAAAGCAGATGCTTCCTGTAATTCAGTATCAGGAAAAAACAGTTGTTTTTGCGGCGGATCTTATTCCAACGGCGGGACATATCAACCAGGTATATGTAATGGGATATGATACCAGACCTCTTTTAACATTGGAAGAGAAAGGTAAATTCCTTAAGCAGTGCGTAGATAACGAATACTTATTGTTCTTTGAACATGATGCTCATAATGAGCTGGCAAGTCTTAAAATGACCGACAAAGGGGTAAGACTTGATGAGACTTTCACTTTTAATGATGTTTTTGGATATTAATTTTAAATCATGGAAGAATTACATTCAGAAACACAACAGGCGGAACCGGAACCAGCACCCAAGATCATAGGTTTAACAGGCGGAATCGGTTCTGGAAAAACTACAGTAGCGCACTTTATAGAGGAATTCGGTTTTCCGGTTTATTATTCCGATGACAGAGCAAAGGCAATTGTCAATGAGAGTGAAGATCTGAAAATAAAGATCAAGGAACTTCTTGGTGAAGAATCTTATGATGAGCAAGAATTATATGACAGAAAATTTGTCGCCGGTAAGGTTTTTAATAATAATGATCTGCTCCAGCAATTGAATGAAATCATACACCCGGCTGTACGGATTGATTTTGAAAACTGGGTAAAGAAGCAAAGCAAATATCTGGTCTTCAAAGAAACTGCATTATTGTTTGAACTAAAACTTAACAGGCAATGTTATAAATCTCTTTTGGTAACCGCTGAAGATAATATCAGAGCTAAAAGAGTAATGGACAGAGATAACAAAACCTACCGCGAGGTAGAGGCTGTCATGGAAAAGCAGATGCCTGAAAGGGATAAAATTAAAATGGCAGATTGTATTATCTACAACAATACCAATCTGGAAGAATTAAAAGAACAAACCGAAAAAGTAATTTTCAGTATTGAATAAATAAGAACTCGTTAGGAACTTTTCTAACGAGTTTTTTTATGCAAAAAAATTCTTAGGAATTATTTCCATTAAGGTGTTTTTATAAAAAATAAGCCTCCATTTCTGGAGGCTTATTCTATTTGAAATTTAGCTTATTTATTCTTTGATAAATTTCTTCTGAACAGTTTTACCGTTATCATCAATATCGATTACATAAACACCGTTAATCAATCTGCTTACGTTGATTTGGTTGTTTAGTAAGATACCGTCTCCGATTACCTGTCCGGCAGCATTGTAGATCTTATATTTAGCTCTCTTGCTGATATTTTTCACAAACAATATTGAGCTTACCGGGTTAGGATAAATCATGATACCTGTCTGATCAATTGGATTAGCAACGATCGGTTTAGAGATTCTTACTGTATAATCCTCTACTTCTCCGTTTTTGAAGCTTGTACAGTTTACAGGAATACCGTCTCTTTCCATTGCTACTCTCATTACAACATACTTGTAATCTGTCATACTTACAAACGCATCTGCCGGTACATTGAATTTACCTGAGATAGGGCTGTCTGTATTTGGTGGAGAGCTTAATACTCTTTCATTGATATCAAATTCACCATTTCTGTTGAAGTCGATCCAAACCGCGATTCCTTCGTTATAAGTATTTCCAGTCCATTTTTTCTCAATGATGATCTCATTGTCTGTTGAACCCTGGATCATTTCGATGAATGTTTTAGGAACTCCTGTATAATCTGTATACGTTGATGCTCCTGATTCATTCTCCATTGTTTTCTTACCGGTAGGCTTCACTGTAACTTTAGAAATATGCTCGCCTGTAGAACTTCCTGAATGCATCTGACAGTAAATTACTGTAGGAGTTGTGAAGTAATATGGAGGAGTATAATTTCCTGGTGTACCGTTACAGATATTAACAACCTGCATTTCATATTTTGTTAATTCTGTAAGACCTGTTAATACAAGGTTGTTAACTAATGATGGTACTTCTGTCCAGCTTGGAATACCTACTTTTCTATATCTAAGAACATATGTTGCTCCTGGGAAAGGATCCCACTGGATTGCTGCCGATGTAGGAAGCAATTGAGTGATTGTTAATCCCGGAGGCGGAATTTCACAGATTCTTTCTGTAGTAAATACTTTAGGGTTAGAATATGGATTCAGAGTCGTTTCACCGTTACACATATTAGCAATCTGTACTTCATAAGTAGTGTATGGCTCTAATGGAGTTACACTTCCTAAAACATAAGTATTTGCAGGAGCTGCCGGTAAACTGATAATATTCCATGTAGTGGTACCTACTTTTCTCCATCTCATTGTATACGTAGAGCTTGCTGCAAGCGGAGCCCATGTAATCAATGCTGTTGTTGGAGTAATGTTAGTTACCGTCACATTCGGAGGAGTAGGATCACATCTTGTTGTGAACGTCTTGATTGGAGTAGCTGTACCAACAACATCTCCACAAATTGCTGCAACTTCAACTTCATAAGTAGTAGCAGGAGTTAATCCACTAATTAACAATGGAAGGTTTCCTAATTGTGTAGAAGCATATACTGATGTCCATGCTGTTGTTCCCTGAACTCTGTATCTTACTACATAACTTACTCCTGCTCCTGTAATTGTAACAGTAGCTGTTGTATGAGTAGTAGTAAATGTAGGTGAGTTTGGAGTTGCATTGCTACAAGGTCTGATTCTTACTCTGTAGTCTTCCACCTCTCCATCTACAGCATTCTGACACATTACAGGAGCACTTGTACGTTTTAGTACAACTCTCATTGTAGTAGTCAATGGACCTGTATAAGATGTTGAAGGAACGGTAAATGTAGCCGTAACAGGAGTAGTTGTATTAGCCGGAGAAATTAAAATTCTCTCAGCATCTGTAAACAGTCCGTCTCTGTCAAAATCGATCCATGCTGTTACAGCATCATTTCCTGTTGCTCCAGTCCAACCTTTAGCTACAGAGATTTTATTATTTTGAGAATTAACATCTAAAGTAATAAGAGTCTCAGGTGTTGTGTAGCTTGTATAATTAGTCTGTACTGAAGTATTGTTCATTGGAGGAACTCCAAGGTTCGAAGAGGTAACTGTTACATTCGAAATATGGTCATTCGTTCCGGTACCTGTCATCTGACAGTAAGACAACGGTGGAGTTGTAAATGTAACTGATGATGAGTAAGCTCCTGTAGAACCTCCACATGTTGTAGAAATCTGAACTTCATAATTCGTCTGCTCACTAAGACCTGTGATTCCATAGTAGTTTTGACCCGCTGGCACAGTAGCCGTCTGCCAAACACCTCCAGGAGTAGTTCTCCATCTGATATTATAAGTAGCTCCTACAGTTGCAACCCATGATACTGTTGCAGTAGTTGCACCAATATTGTTTACTGTAATATTCGTTGGAGGAGCTGTTGAACATGGTTGAGAATCTACAAACTTCACTGCATAATCTTCTACTTCTCCCTGACTAAATGTTCCACAAGGGGTAGCGTTATCAAAATATCTCATTACGACACGCATACGGGTAGGAAGATTTCCTGTGTATACATTTCCACTCGCTACTGTAGGTACAGCAAAAGTTGCCGTTACCGGAGTAGTAGTATTATAAGTTGTATTGAGAATTCTCTCACTTGTTTCAAATGTTCCGTTTCTGTTAAAGTCAACCCAAGCTGAAACTCCATAAGATGTAGGAGAACCCGGCCAGTATTTATTCACAGAAATTTTATTATTTGCAGAACCTCTTTCAAAAATAATAACTCTTGTAGGGTCTGGTGTATAATCTTTATAGTTATCCGATCCTGAATTACTTACCATAATAGGAGTATTCGTAGGAGTAACAGTTACATTATTAATATATCCACTAGTAGCAGTGTTACTTGTAGGACCTGCCGTACAATAAGTAAGTGCTGGAGTGGTAAAGTTTACACTCGGAGAGAATGCACCTGTAGTACCTCCACAGATAGTAGCTACCTGAACTTCATATGCTGTTTGTTCTAATAGCCCTGTAAGCATTTGGTTACTCACCAAAGGTGTGTTTACAGCAATCTGCTGCCATGCACCAGAAGGAGAAACTCTGTATCTTACGATATAAGTAGCACCTGTAGTTGATGTCCAAGTAACGTTAGCTGAAGAAGGTGTTACATTGTTTACCTGAATGTCAGAAGGTGGAGCTGTAGTACATGCTGATAAATCGATAAGTTTAACGGCATAATCTTCAGTCTCACCATAAGAATATGTTCCACAAGCATTAATAGGACTATACTCATTCATTACAACACGCATTCTGGTAGTAAGGTTTCCTGTATATGCACCACCTGCAGCATTTGGTATATTAAATGTGGCGGTAACCGGCGTTGTTGTATTACTTGGAGAAGTCAATACTCTTTCAGATGCTTCAAAAACACCATTACGGTTAAAGTCAATCCAAACTCCTGTTAAGAAGCTATATTGATAACCCGGCCATGTTTTTGCTACAGAAACAGTAGCAGTACCACCTCTTACCAAAGTAACTAATCTTGTAGGATCTGTACTGTAATCTGTATAACCACTTTGATTAGAGTTACTTGTCATGGAAGGAGCTCCTTGCGCATTAACTGAAACCTGGCTTATATACCCATCAATAAAAGTACTTGTAGCAGCTGAATTACAATAGCTAAGTGCCGGGGTTGTAAAGTTTACACTGGAAGAAAATGCTCCCTGAGTACCCCCACATATAGTAGCTACCTGAACTTCATATGCTGTTTGTTCTGTTAATCCGGTAATGATCTGATTTCCTACCATAGGTGTTGTTACGTTAATTGTCACCCAAGGTCCTCCTGCTAAAGGTCTGTATCGTACAACGTACGTAGCTCCTGCGGAAAGATACCAGCCTACATTAGCTGTAGCTGTTGTCAGGTTTGTAACTGTAATATTGGTAGGTGGAGCTGTTGAACAAGCTGGCAGCGGATGGCTTTCCAACTGTATTCTAGGAATATCTGCAAGCCTGTCTTTTGCTGCAGGAGGTGCTGCAGGATCAGGGTTTGTAGAATCTTCATAATAGATCATCCCTCTGTTTGCTCCTGCATTATAAGATCCCCAAGCTGTACCTGGTGAAGACGAATAACCTGGAGTTTTTTCATTTACAGCAATCACAAGATTGTCTGTTCCGTTCCACAAAAACGGAGTAGCTAACTGAAGTGTTACCCAGTTGCCATTTGTTAGGTTAGGTAAAGTTCCGTCGAAAACCTTGGTCAAAGAATTTAATGGAACCCAGCTTGTTGTGGTTGCAAAGTTATTCTGGGTTGTGTTCCCCATATATACCACCCAGTCCTTATATACATCCTGAGATGTTGAAACTGTGGTGGAATAAAACTTTACAGCCGTGATATAGTTCGACGTACCTATGGCAGTCGTAAGCTCCGCAGCAGTATAAATCTGCTGGGAATAACTATACCCATAATAGGAACGTATGGGGAGATACACTGAGGTACCCGTTCCTGTCCCGATCTGTCCTGCCTGAGCCGAGACTTTGGATACAAAGCCTGTACAAATCAAACAGAGAAACAGAATTAAAGAGGTAAAGAATTTCTTCATAATGTTTTCATTATAATATTAATCATACAAATCTAATCATTTTTTGTTATTAATTTATAGGTGCATTTAGGTTTTTTTTGTAAAAACACAATAATATATCCACTTATGCTTTAAATAAAGAAATCCCCGGGACAGCCCGGGGATTTACTAATATTTAAAGGTTATCTTTATTTTTTGATGAATTTAGATTTGAATTGCTCAATTCCTTTATCATCTATTGTAATTACATAACCACCTTTAACTAAAGCTGAAACATTCACTTTTCCATTATTGATATTTCCTCTATCTACTAATTGTCCAGCAGCACTATAGATTTTATAAGTAGCTTTATCTGAAACTTTAGTAACATTTAGAACATCACTTACCGGGTTTGGATAAATCTGAATACCGTTATTTTTAACAGCAGTTTCAGAAGTAGCAAGGTTACCAGTAATAACTACGTTGTAATCTTCAACTTCACCGTAATCAAAATTATTTCCACATAGATAATCTGCCGGCAATGATAAGCCTGCATTTGTATTTCCTACATAAAATAATACGACTCTCATTCTTAATGGCTGCCCTTCTACTGCATCATTTGGAATTGTAACATTCCCTGTTACTACAGTTGGTGACGGAGTAAGCGCTACAGGATAATTCAATACTCTCTCTGTTTCGCTGAAAACACCATCCTTATTAAAATCAATAAATGCTGCTACTGTATCATAATCAGCAACATCTGGGTTACTAGCAGTAACAGACATAGGGTAAACATTCCCTTTTGTCAAATTAATCTGAAGTGCAGTGTTTGTTGTATAGTTTGTATATGTACTGCTTGCTGAAGTATTATTGATATTCGCAAGTGTTACATTGGAAATATACTCATAGTTAGCATCAGTCGTAGAAGCAGTACAATAAGCAAGTTGTGGTGTAGTGAAGTTTACAGAAGCAGAATATGTTCCTACTGTAGTACCGCAAACCAAAGCTACCTGAACTTCATACTGTGTACCATCTATTAGATTACCTAAGTTGATTGAAGGCACTGTGGTATCAGCCTCAGTCCAAACAGTTGCACCTACCTTTCTATAACGTACTTTGTAAGTTGCCCCAGTATAAGACATCCATGATACGCTTGCAGAAGACACCGTGATATTGCTCACCACTACGTTCGTTGGAGCAGCACTGCTACATGCAGATAGAGGTGCAATACTAACAGGTCCTACCGCATAGAAAATATTACCTATTGAAGAAATTCTTACTTTAATGGTCTGACCATTCAATGAAGAAGGGAAAGTAAAGTTTTCAGAACCGTCATTAGGTGTTGATGCTGATAATACAGTCCAGGTTGTTCCGTTATCTGTAGTATAATCAATCTTTACATTGGTAACATTATAAGGAGCAGCATTTGTATTTGCAACAATCCATTGAACCGGAGTTGGAGTATTCACATCTGCATATTGGTTAGCTACTCTGAAAGGTCCGTTATTTCCTACAACAACTGTCTGAACTTTAAAAGCAGACTGCTGTTGAGCCACATTAGAATTATTATCTCTAACAGTTAATGCAAAGTTTGTTGTTCTTGGTACAGTTGATACCGCCTCCCATGTATTATTTGCATTGTTTAATACTCCATTCATTACAGATGTAAATTTCGGGAAGTATCTTACTGGATTCGTACTTGGAACAGCAGATCTGAATGAAGCTCCAGACATTGTATTTCCTAAGTTAAACTTATTAATAGAAACTGATGCATTATCAACTTCTTCCCAAGAATAAGTCATTGGATCACTTTCAGGATCTGTAGCAGCACCTGTTAAAACAAAAGCAGTCCCTTTAGGTATAGTATATGTTGGAAGATCCGTAATTACCGGTGGATTGTTAGTAATTGTAGTTTCTACATCACAAGTTTTTGCAATTAAGTTAGCCTGAACCTGACCGATACTTGCCTTATGGAAATAAGGATCAGAATTAGCCTGAACATCTGTATTAGGACCAGTAATACCAGCATATCC is a window from the Chryseobacterium indologenes genome containing:
- the hutI gene encoding imidazolonepropionase encodes the protein MKLIGPFKQVVTLANLPLRGKISDEQLEIIADGGIVVDHNTIQKVGNFETLKTEHPTIEIEHIEGEQIVLPAFVDSHTHICFGGNRANDFAMRNAGKTYLEIAESGGGIWSSVQHTRNASEEELLKTLGERINFLVDLGITTIEVKSGYGLDVENELKMLRIIKKAQSVTKATLVPTCLSAHLKPRDFEGSNPEYLEYIITEILPKVKEEELANRVDIFIEKSAFQPEESKEFLLKAKELGFEITVHADQFTPGSSRIAVEVGAASADHLEATIDEDIEFLANSDTVATALPGASLGLGEKFTPARKLLDAGAIVAIASDWNPGSAPMGNLITQASILATFQKLTTAEVLAGMTFRAAYALNLEDRGQLEKGKKADFVTFKTNNFQNVLYNQGSLKAELVYIDGNKN
- the ruvB gene encoding Holliday junction branch migration DNA helicase RuvB, coding for MPDFLHPDKENYSREELMQEEQIRPQSFKDFAGQRKTLENLEVFVTAAKRRGGALDHVLLHGPPGLGKTTLANIIANELGVNCKITSGPVLDKPGSLAGLLTNLEENDVLFIDEIHRLSPVVEEYLYSAMEDYKIDIMLETGPNARSVQIGLNPFTLVGATTRSGMLTKPMLARFGIQSRLEYYSIELLSMIIQRSARVLGVVIYEDAAIEIARRSRGTPRIANALLRRVRDFAEIKGNGEIEINITKYALNSLNVDEFGLDEMDNKIMRVMIENFKGKPVGISALATSIAENPETLEEVYEPFLIQEGFIIRTPRGREVTDKAYKHLNITRPKNPGELF
- a CDS encoding FMN-binding negative transcriptional regulator, yielding MFIPKLYRSEDYNLMREIIKENSFALLISSVDKIRATHAMMMLNEDNPENAYIETHISRANPQAKTLKNGDEILCDFLGAHTYISSSWYDHINVSTWNYEAVQIYGKIELMNHDELYTHLDKLTSKYEKFQQCPMMVKDMGKEFVEKEMKGAFGIKIIPDEIFIKQKLSQNRKEADYDNIINHLEGSDDNARKIAEKMKVIKK
- a CDS encoding MBL fold metallo-hydrolase, whose translation is MKLYPIQCGKFKLDGGAMFGVVPKSLWEKTNPADEKNLIELGTRSLLIEDGKKLILVDCGLGNKQDDKFFGHYSLWGDDTLDKNLKKYGFIKEDITDVFLTHLHFDHCGGAIEWNDDRTGYRPAFKNANFWTNENHWQWATEPNAREKASFLKENIMPMQESGQLNFLPLPTTGNYGFAPDLKMDVIFVDGHTEKQMLPVIQYQEKTVVFAADLIPTAGHINQVYVMGYDTRPLLTLEEKGKFLKQCVDNEYLLFFEHDAHNELASLKMTDKGVRLDETFTFNDVFGY
- the coaE gene encoding dephospho-CoA kinase (Dephospho-CoA kinase (CoaE) performs the final step in coenzyme A biosynthesis.), with translation MEELHSETQQAEPEPAPKIIGLTGGIGSGKTTVAHFIEEFGFPVYYSDDRAKAIVNESEDLKIKIKELLGEESYDEQELYDRKFVAGKVFNNNDLLQQLNEIIHPAVRIDFENWVKKQSKYLVFKETALLFELKLNRQCYKSLLVTAEDNIRAKRVMDRDNKTYREVEAVMEKQMPERDKIKMADCIIYNNTNLEELKEQTEKVIFSIE
- a CDS encoding GEVED domain-containing protein, which encodes MKKFFTSLILFLCLICTGFVSKVSAQAGQIGTGTGTSVYLPIRSYYGYSYSQQIYTAAELTTAIGTSNYITAVKFYSTTVSTSQDVYKDWVVYMGNTTQNNFATTTSWVPLNSLTKVFDGTLPNLTNGNWVTLQLATPFLWNGTDNLVIAVNEKTPGYSSSPGTAWGSYNAGANRGMIYYEDSTNPDPAAPPAAKDRLADIPRIQLESHPLPACSTAPPTNITVTNLTTATANVGWYLSAGATYVVRYRPLAGGPWVTINVTTPMVGNQIITGLTEQTAYEVQVATICGGTQGAFSSSVNFTTPALSYCNSAATSTFIDGYISQVSVNAQGAPSMTSNSNQSGYTDYSTDPTRLVTLVRGGTATVSVAKTWPGYQYSFLTGVWIDFNRNGVFEASERVLTSPSNTTTPVTATFNIPNAAGGAYTGNLTTRMRVVMNEYSPINACGTYSYGETEDYAVKLIDLSACTTAPPSDIQVNNVTPSSANVTWTSTTGATYIVRYRVSPSGAWQQIAVNTPLVSNQMLTGLLEQTAYEVQVATICGGTTGAFSPSVNFTTPALTYCTAGPTSNTATSGYINNVTVTPTNTPIMVSNSGSDNYKDYTPDPTRVIIFERGSANNKISVNKYWPGSPTSYGVSAWVDFNRNGTFETSERILNTTYNTTTPVTATFAVPTVASGNVYTGNLPTRMRVVMRYFDNATPCGTFSQGEVEDYAVKFVDSQPCSTAPPTNITVNNIGATTATVSWVATVGATYNIRWRTTPGGVWQTATVPAGQNYYGITGLSEQTNYEVQISTTCGGSTGAYSSSVTFTTPPLSYCQMTGTGTNDHISNVTVTSSNLGVPPMNNTSVQTNYTSYTTPETLITLDVNSQNNKISVAKGWTGATGNDAVTAWIDFDRDGLFTDAERILISPANTTTPVTATFTVPSTSYTGPLTTTMRVVLKRTSAPVMCQNAVDGEVEDYRVRIRPCSNATPNSPTFTTTHTTATVTITGAGVSYVVRYRVQGTTAWTSVYASTQLGNLPLLISGLTPATTYEVEVAAICGDVVGTATPIKTFTTRCDPTPPNVTVTNITPTTALITWAPLAASSTYTMRWRKVGTTTWNIISLPAAPANTYVLGSVTPLEPYTTYEVQIANMCNGETTLNPYSNPKVFTTERICEIPPPGLTITQLLPTSAAIQWDPFPGATYVLRYRKVGIPSWTEVPSLVNNLVLTGLTELTKYEMQVVNICNGTPGNYTPPYYFTTPTVIYCQMHSGSSTGEHISKVTVKPTGKKTMENESGASTYTDYTGVPKTFIEMIQGSTDNEIIIEKKWTGNTYNEGIAVWIDFNRNGEFDINERVLSSPPNTDSPISGKFNVPADAFVSMTDYKYVVMRVAMERDGIPVNCTSFKNGEVEDYTVRISKPIVANPIDQTGIMIYPNPVSSILFVKNISKRAKYKIYNAAGQVIGDGILLNNQINVSRLINGVYVIDIDDNGKTVQKKFIKE
- a CDS encoding reprolysin-like metallopeptidase, which encodes MKRVFTALMFTFIGGAVFGQWTPTSFKKGDDNKRSTGFRVDQSNVRGNGYYKLDLNLLRSQLKNAQEMGTNATPVVISLPTMSGKIERFNVYSFPVVVKELADKYELGSYVGTSVEDPTKYLRFSIAPNDFQSMIIHGDKYEFIDPASADKTVYAVHPKTKKDQSGFLCSTEESPVAKKEIDALLKNGQSFSNQATTFNKSSDKKYRTMRLAMSVTGEYTQYFMGLAGVPATATDDQKRAPALVAINNTLTRVNGVFEKDFALHLNLQNFPAVIYIDPATDPYSAAATGAGGAWNGQLQAALTANVGDVNYDIGHLFGKSGGGGNAGCIGCVCINPTTTVPKGKGSGFTSPANGIPSGDSFDIDYVAHEMGHQLGANHTFSHNIEGSGVNMEPGSGTTIMGYAGITGPNTDVQANSDPYFHKASIGQVQANLIAKTCDVETTITNNPPVITDLPTYTIPKGTAFVLTGAATDPESDPMTYSWEEVDNASVSINKFNLGNTMSGASFRSAVPSTNPVRYFPKFTSVMNGVLNNANNTWEAVSTVPRTTNFALTVRDNNSNVAQQQSAFKVQTVVVGNNGPFRVANQYADVNTPTPVQWIVANTNAAPYNVTNVKIDYTTDNGTTWTVLSASTPNDGSENFTFPSSLNGQTIKVRISSIGNIFYAVGPVSIAPLSACSSAAPTNVVVSNITVSSASVSWMSYTGATYKVRYRKVGATVWTEADTTVPSINLGNLIDGTQYEVQVALVCGTTVGTYSASVNFTTPQLAYCTASTTDANYEYISNVTLANINNTSASSTYTNYTTNTALQINLTKGNVYPMSVTASNPDVADYDTVAAFIDFNKDGVFSETERVLNYPVALTPSPTVVTGNVTIPNDAVEGQPLRMRVVLFYVGNTNAGLSLPADYLCGNNFDYGEVEDYNVVITGNLATSETAVKNNGIQIYPNPVSDVLNVTKVSDKATYKIYSAAGQLVDRGNINNGKVNVSALVKGGYVITIDDKGIEQFKSKFIKK